In a single window of the Chondrocystis sp. NIES-4102 genome:
- a CDS encoding peptidases M20 and M42 codes for MPTNPHQTDNYNRLFNQIQTLVLCHSPSGVENEIDQALLTELAALKIESWQDQAGNIIAKIPGQNSNKAIAITAHKDEIGMIVKSINQDGCLIVRRLGGSFPWVYGEGVVDILGDSFLNNPTSGEVIHGILSFGSRHVSHESPQKAQQLDTPLKWEDAWVETKCSLEELTSAGVRPGTRVVIGKHRKQPFRLKDYIASYTLDNKASVAILLELAKRIKNPSKDVYLVASAKEEVGAIGALYFTQNQNLDALIALEICPLAKEYPIEMGVAPVLLSQDNYGVYDELLNGEIRQAADLADIPLQLAVLDGFGSDASIAMKFGHVSRAACLSFPTHNTHGYEIAHLGAIANCLEILIQYCNA; via the coding sequence ATGCCAACTAATCCTCATCAAACTGATAATTATAATCGTCTTTTTAATCAAATTCAAACACTAGTTTTATGTCATTCCCCTAGTGGGGTAGAAAATGAAATTGATCAGGCTTTACTTACAGAATTGGCAGCTTTAAAAATAGAATCTTGGCAGGATCAAGCAGGAAATATAATTGCTAAAATACCAGGACAAAATTCTAATAAAGCCATTGCTATTACTGCTCATAAAGATGAGATCGGCATGATCGTTAAATCAATTAATCAAGACGGGTGTTTAATAGTGCGCCGTTTAGGAGGATCTTTTCCCTGGGTATATGGTGAGGGTGTAGTAGATATACTCGGTGATTCCTTTTTAAATAATCCCACTTCAGGCGAAGTTATTCATGGTATCTTATCCTTTGGCTCTCGTCATGTCTCCCATGAATCTCCTCAAAAAGCCCAACAGCTTGATACACCTTTAAAATGGGAAGATGCTTGGGTAGAAACTAAATGTAGCTTAGAAGAATTAACTAGTGCAGGTGTACGCCCTGGTACAAGAGTAGTAATAGGTAAACATCGTAAGCAGCCTTTTCGGTTGAAAGATTATATTGCTAGCTACACTCTCGATAATAAAGCTTCGGTGGCAATCCTATTAGAGTTAGCCAAAAGAATTAAGAATCCGTCTAAAGATGTATATTTAGTTGCTTCAGCTAAAGAAGAAGTGGGCGCAATTGGAGCATTATACTTTACTCAAAATCAAAATTTAGATGCTTTAATCGCTTTGGAAATTTGCCCTTTAGCTAAGGAATATCCCATAGAGATGGGAGTTGCACCCGTCTTACTTTCACAAGATAATTATGGTGTTTACGATGAATTACTTAATGGTGAAATACGCCAAGCAGCAGATTTAGCTGATATTCCCCTTCAATTAGCAGTATTAGATGGTTTTGGTAGTGATGCTTCGATCGCCATGAAATTCGGTCATGTTTCTCGGGCTGCTTGTTTAAGTTTTCCTACCCATAATACCCACGGATATGAAATTGCTCATTTAGGAGCGATCGCTAATTGTTTGGAAATTTTAATACAATACTGTAACGCTTAA
- a CDS encoding dihydroorotase, multifunctional complex type — MELLQQVRIIDPSQGIDRLADVLIVEGKIKAIADKIVDYPASATIFKGENLILGTGLVDLYSHSSEPGNEGRESLRDLVNAAAAGGFTQVGILSDTIPRIDNSEVLAALVNKTQHLNSPNLVSPQIRFWGSATEATTPRQMSELGAMKSEVIGFYDSYGLASLNLFKQVLEYLHPWQSTMAIALHTNELANAGVVREGLDSIRYGMVGYPGFAEAAMIAAVIEIVAAIPTPVHIMRVSTKRGVELIADAKQRGLPLTASTTWMHLLWNSEAIASYDPNLRLHPPIGDVNDQTALITGVKQGIIDAIAIDHQAYTYEEKTVPFALAPPGVIGLQLALPLLWQKFVSTGTWSALELWQALSSRPRQCLQQSPSAIALDLATDLILFAPDAVWVANSQCLQSPAINTPWYNQLITGQVIKTWISC; from the coding sequence ATGGAATTACTGCAACAGGTAAGAATTATTGACCCAAGCCAAGGCATAGATCGTCTAGCGGACGTGCTAATTGTCGAGGGAAAAATTAAAGCGATCGCCGATAAAATTGTGGATTATCCAGCCAGTGCAACAATCTTCAAAGGTGAGAATTTGATTTTGGGTACAGGGTTGGTTGATTTATATAGTCATAGTAGCGAACCTGGTAATGAGGGGCGAGAAAGTCTTAGGGATTTGGTTAATGCTGCTGCTGCTGGAGGTTTTACCCAAGTTGGTATTTTGTCTGATACTATCCCTCGAATAGATAATTCTGAGGTATTGGCTGCTTTGGTTAATAAAACTCAGCATTTGAATAGTCCTAATTTAGTTTCGCCTCAGATAAGGTTTTGGGGTTCGGCAACTGAGGCTACCACACCTCGACAGATGAGTGAATTGGGGGCGATGAAATCTGAGGTAATTGGATTTTATGATAGTTACGGTTTGGCAAGTTTAAATTTGTTTAAGCAGGTATTAGAATATTTGCACCCTTGGCAGTCTACTATGGCGATCGCACTTCATACTAATGAATTGGCAAATGCAGGTGTGGTAAGGGAGGGATTAGATTCGATCCGTTATGGAATGGTGGGGTATCCTGGTTTTGCCGAAGCAGCAATGATTGCAGCAGTAATTGAAATTGTGGCAGCTATTCCTACCCCTGTACATATTATGCGTGTCTCTACTAAACGCGGTGTAGAGTTAATTGCTGATGCTAAACAAAGAGGTTTACCCCTAACGGCTAGTACTACTTGGATGCACCTTTTATGGAATAGTGAGGCTATTGCTAGTTATGATCCTAATTTACGTCTTCACCCGCCTATCGGGGATGTTAATGATCAAACTGCCTTAATTACAGGAGTAAAACAAGGTATAATTGACGCGATCGCTATTGATCATCAGGCTTATACTTATGAGGAGAAAACTGTTCCTTTTGCCCTAGCACCACCTGGAGTTATTGGTTTACAGTTAGCTTTACCGCTTTTATGGCAGAAGTTTGTTAGCACTGGTACATGGTCTGCTTTAGAATTGTGGCAAGCTTTAAGTAGTCGTCCCCGTCAATGTTTACAGCAATCACCTAGTGCGATCGCTCTCGATCTTGCTACTGATTTGATTTTGTTTGCACCTGATGCTGTTTGGGTAGCTAATTCTCAATGTCTGCAATCTCCTGCTATTAATACTCCCTGGTATAATCAGCTAATTACTGGACAAGTTATTAAAACTTGGATCTCATGCTAA